AATGCGTGTTGCGATGCGCCGGCAATTCCCGCAGGCCGGCTCCCTCTCCCGCGAGCGGGAGAGGGGAGAAAACCAGCGCGGATGGAAGGCTGTGAGCGCTCAGAACTTATGCCTGACCCCCGCCATCACTCCCACCCGCGTCTTGTTCCCATACGTATTCCCGCTGTTCACAAACGCCGCGCCGCTATTGAGCGCGATCCACTGCCCCTGCAGGTGGGTGTAGTCCACCTCCACATACACGTCGGTACGCTTGCTGAAGTTGTAATCCAGCATGCCCGCCGTGGTCAGCCGCTTGCCGCCCTGCCCCGCGTGCCGCAGCCAGTCATACTGGAACGTGCCGATAAACGCCAGCGCATCCGTCAGGTTGAAGCGCGTGCCGACATAGCCCACGTTGTTGCGGTAGTCCGCCACGTCGAGCCGGTTGTTGGTATAGCCCAGGTAGTATTGCGAGCGCGCCGCCTTCCACGTCCCGCCCACGCCCCACACCGTCTGCTTGCTCGCCTGCGCCGCCGGCACCGCGCCGAAAAAGGCCGAGGTGACGTTCTGCGTCTGCTGGTAGACCGCGCCGATCTCCAGCGGCCCCGAGCTGTAGACCAGCGACCCGGCCGCGGCCGAACTGGTCTTCATGCTGCCCGGCACCTCGCCGAAGGTGTAGGCCGCGGCCACCTGCAGGCCGCCAAAGCTCTTGATGTACTTGAGCGTGTTGTCGTAGCGCAGCCCCGTGTAGTTGCCGCCCTGGTAGCCGACGATCGAGTTGTTGGCAAAGGCCATCGCCTCGTACGACGACAGCACTTCATGCGCCAGCGTGTATTGGCGGCCGAGTGCGAGCTTGCCGTAAGGACCGTCGAAGCCGACCACGGCGGTACGCCCGAACAGCCGCCCGCCCTGCTGGCTGGTTCCGGTGTCGGGCGAGAAGCCCGACTCCAGGATGAACCACGCCTTGTTGCCGCCGCCGATATCCTCGGCGCCGCGGATGCCCCAGCGGCTGCCGGTCAGCACGCCGTCGGTCATCTGCGTGCGGCCGTGGCCGGCCGCGTCTTCGTTGGTGCTGTAGCGGATGGTGGTATCGAGCAGGCCGTAGAGCGTGACGCCACCGGAAGTCTGGGCGACAGCGGGCATGCTGCCCGCGCCCAGCGCGAGCAGCGCAATGAATCGTTTGTGCATCGGAGTGTTGTCCCGGTCTTTGTTGTCGTCTCGCGGCACAAGCCGTGCCGGCGAGGGATTGTTGTCAGACAGCGTCAGGCACCTTGCGCGGGGCGAGGAAGAACAGCCACGTCAGCGCGATGAAGTAAGCGCACGGGATCATCGTGAACAGCACCGCGTAGTTGTTGTTGGTCACGGTCAGCACGTAGCCCACCAGCTGCGTCATGAACATGCCGCCGATCGCGCCGATCATCCCGCCGAAGCCGAACACCGAGCTGACCACGTGCTTGGGCGTGTAGTCCATCACCATGCTCCAGATATTGGCGGTCCACGCCTGGTGCGCGCCGATCGCCACCGAGATCGCCGCCACGGCCATCCACAGGCTGCTGGCGCCGGCGGCCATCACCACCGAGACGATGCACACGGCAAAGACCAGCATCGACAGCAGGCGCGCCCGCACCGCGGGCATGCCGCGCGCGATCAGCCACGACGACAGCGCGCCGCCGCCCACGCTGCCTACGTCGGCGCACAGGTAAATCACGATCAGCGGAATGCCCATCTGCGTCACGCTGATGCCGAGCTGGTATTGCTGGTTGAGGAACGGCGGCAGCCAGTACAGGTAGAACCAGAACACCGGCGCGGTAATGGCGTAGGCCAGTGCAAAGGCCCAGGTGCCGCGCATGCGCAGGATCTGCGTGTAGCGGATGCGCTGGGCCGGCGGATCGATGTCGCGGGTAACGTGC
This genomic window from Cupriavidus sp. P-10 contains:
- a CDS encoding porin — protein: MHKRFIALLALGAGSMPAVAQTSGGVTLYGLLDTTIRYSTNEDAAGHGRTQMTDGVLTGSRWGIRGAEDIGGGNKAWFILESGFSPDTGTSQQGGRLFGRTAVVGFDGPYGKLALGRQYTLAHEVLSSYEAMAFANNSIVGYQGGNYTGLRYDNTLKYIKSFGGLQVAAAYTFGEVPGSMKTSSAAAGSLVYSSGPLEIGAVYQQTQNVTSAFFGAVPAAQASKQTVWGVGGTWKAARSQYYLGYTNNRLDVADYRNNVGYVGTRFNLTDALAFIGTFQYDWLRHAGQGGKRLTTAGMLDYNFSKRTDVYVEVDYTHLQGQWIALNSGAAFVNSGNTYGNKTRVGVMAGVRHKF